One window from the genome of Diospyros lotus cultivar Yz01 chromosome 11, ASM1463336v1, whole genome shotgun sequence encodes:
- the LOC127813687 gene encoding AT-rich interactive domain-containing protein 2-like, producing MDLDSSAKGGHGGDCKERLRSLFDQVLMVFLRDVYGGKCIRPIPALLGDGQPVDLFKLFWVVWKRGGHDFVSRNGFWDSVAEECGLDAGLMAPIKLIHMKYLNWLEQWLQWAFKDNNGFESGQSEIDGTLGSLLFMLQKEFRDVLYDEQDVKKKDGELVGLEWQKHGKYNDVNIDNRVMLLLSTRDTNEAHFDAEKMATDDDGKLSVSCENEVNVPQVVVASESSTSEKRKREPPPVFGWLRWVKEVANHPDDPALGRIPECSKWSSSSKEEVWVQALLAREALLKRHDDSSVQEPLSKKRLKMHPMMYEDRNVINHQHAERLRCSERLPSLAKHRSCPCCNTCSTSENKVATAHKEEVESSLEQVSVKRTNDQSLRNHVSVGCLFQAEVPEWTGVVSESDPKWLGTRMWSPENGKHNSLNALTSVGQGRQASCSCQFPGSVKCVRIHITERRMELKLELGGLFNQWGFDSMGEEVSLSWTLQEEERFRDMIRTTPPSLDKSFWNRVLKFFPTKSREKLLSYYFNVFIIQRRAYQNRVTPAEIDSDDDERESGCVGGSYGSNALVIPGPEVLTCAENKQCTDL from the exons ATGGATCTTGATTCATCAGCAAAAGGTGGTCATGGTGGTGACTGCAAGGAGCGACTGAGGAGCTTGTTTGATCAAGTTCTTATGGTTTTTCTGAGGGATGTGTATGGAGGGAAATGTATTCGGCCCATTCCAGCATTGCTTGGGGACGGGCAGCCAGTGGATTTATTTAAGCTTTTCTGGGTAGTGTGGAAGAGAGGTGGGCATGATTTCGTCTCCCGGAATGGTTTCTGGGATTCTGTGGCTGAGGAATGTGGGTTGGATGCTGGACTAATGGCACCTATAAAGTTAATACatatgaaatatttaaattggcTGGAGCAATGGTTACAGTGGGCCTTTAAAGATAACAACGGGTTTGAAAGTGGACAGAGTGAAATCGATGGGACATTAGGTTCGTTGTTGTTCATGTTGCAGAAAGAATTTAGGGATGTGTTGTATGATGAAcaagatgtaaaaaaaaaagatggtgaACTTGTTGGACTAGAATGGCAAAAGCATGGGAAATACAATGATGTGAATATTGATAACAGAGTGATGCTTTTGCTGTCTACTAGAGACACTAATGAAGCACATTTTGACGCAGAAAAAATGGCCACTGATGATGATGGAAAACTAAGTGTGAGTTGTGAAAATGAAGTAAATGTTCCACAAGTGGTTGTTGCTAGTGAATCATCTACTTCTGAGAAGAGAAAACGGGAACCCCCGCCTGTATTTGGATGGCTGAGGTGGGTGAAGGAAGTTGCAAACCATCCTGATGATCCTGCACTTGGGAGAATACCTGAGTGCTCAAAGTGGAGCAGTTCTAGCAAGGAGGAGGTCTGGGTCCAAGCTTTGCTGGCACGCGAGGCCCTCTTGAAACGGCATGATGATTCAAGTGTCCAAGAACCTCTCTCGAAG AAGAGGCTGAAAATGCATCCCATGATGTATGAGGATAGGAATGTTATCAATCACCAACATGCAGAGAGATTACGCTGCAGCGAAAGACTTCCTTCTTTGGCAAAACATCGCTCGTGTCCCTGTTGCAACACGTGCTCAACTTCCGAAAATAAAGTTGCAACTGCCCACAAAGAGGAAGTGGAAAGTAGCCTTGAGCAAGTATCTGTAAAAAGAACCAATGATCAGTCCCTCCGGAATCATGTTTCCGTGGGCTGTCTCTTTCAAGCTGAAGTACCCGAGTGGACTGGGGTAGTTTCTGAGAGTGATCCAAAGTGGCTAGGCACAAGGATGTGGTCTCCAGAAAATGGGAAACACAATTCCCTTAATGCATTGACTTCTGTTGGCCAAGGGAGACAGGCTTCGTGTAGCTGTCAATTTCCAGGTTCTGTCAAGTGTGTCAGGATTCATATCACTGAGAGGAGGATGGAACTGAAGCTTGAGCTTGGGGGGTTGTTTAATCAGTGGGGATTTGATAGCATGGGTGAGGAAGTTTCACTGTCATGGACACTGCAAGAAGAAGAGCGATTCAGAGATATGATAAGGACAACGCCCCCATCCCTGGACAAGAGCTTTTGGAACAGGGTATTGAAGTTCTTTCCTACCAAATCAAGGGAGAAGCTTCTAAGTTATTATTTCAATGTATTCATTATCCAGCGCCGAGCATATCAGAATCGAGTAACACCAGCAGAAATAGATAGTGATGACGATGAACGAGAATCTGGGTGTGTAGGTGGTAGTTATGGGAGCAATGCGCTGGTCATTCCAGGCCCTGAAGTACTGACATGCGCTGAGAATAAGCAGTGCACCGATTTGTAG